In the genome of Myxococcus stipitatus, one region contains:
- a CDS encoding aldo/keto reductase — protein MEQHVFGGTGKHVPVLGQGTWQMEGDDHAEAIRSLRAGLDLGLTHVDTAELYGRGRVEELIVSEAIAGRRNEVFLVSKVMPSNASYAGTLAACEKSLKKLRTDWLDCYLLHWPGSHPLEETVRAFEKLVADGKIRSWGVSNFAVSDLEELLLLTKPERIACNQVLYHLEERAIEHAVLPWCEARGIAVVGYSPFGNGNFPQPDSEGGRVLADIARAHGATPRQVALQFLVRRPSLFAIPKSSRVAHLKDNAAASMLELSADDLGRIDAAFPLGPYTDDLPML, from the coding sequence ATGGAGCAGCACGTCTTCGGTGGTACCGGAAAGCACGTTCCCGTCCTCGGGCAAGGGACGTGGCAGATGGAGGGCGATGACCACGCGGAGGCCATTCGTTCCCTCCGCGCGGGGTTGGACCTGGGGCTCACGCACGTGGACACCGCGGAGCTGTATGGCCGGGGCCGCGTGGAGGAGCTCATCGTGTCCGAGGCCATCGCGGGCCGCCGGAACGAGGTCTTCCTCGTGTCGAAGGTGATGCCCTCCAACGCGTCCTACGCGGGCACGCTGGCCGCGTGCGAGAAGAGCCTGAAGAAGCTGCGCACCGACTGGCTGGACTGCTACCTGCTGCATTGGCCGGGCTCGCATCCGCTGGAGGAGACGGTGCGTGCCTTCGAGAAGCTGGTGGCGGATGGGAAGATTCGCTCGTGGGGGGTGAGCAACTTCGCGGTGTCGGACCTGGAGGAGCTTCTGTTGCTCACGAAGCCCGAGCGCATCGCCTGCAACCAGGTGCTCTATCACCTGGAAGAGCGCGCCATCGAACACGCGGTGCTGCCCTGGTGCGAGGCGCGCGGCATCGCGGTGGTGGGCTACAGCCCCTTCGGCAACGGGAACTTTCCCCAGCCGGACAGCGAGGGAGGCCGGGTGCTGGCGGACATTGCCCGCGCGCATGGCGCCACGCCTCGACAGGTGGCGCTCCAGTTCCTCGTGCGGCGGCCCTCGCTGTTCGCCATCCCGAAGTCGAGCCGCGTGGCCCACCTGAAGGACAACGCCGCCGCGTCGATGCTGGAGTTGTCCGCGGATGACCTGGGGCGCATCGACGCCGCGTTCCCGCTGGGGCCCTACACGGACGACCTGCCGATGCTGTGA